One segment of Neobacillus endophyticus DNA contains the following:
- the cydC gene encoding thiol reductant ABC exporter subunit CydC, producing MKKEKWIIPYLKQYRGLFLLAIFLGGLTILFGGGLVFTSGYLISKAATRPESILMIYVPIVGVRTFGIGRAVLSYIERLTGHQFILKILSNMRVRLYKVLEPQATFLRSRFLTGDILGVLADDIEHLQDFYLKTLFPSLVSLIIYTVIMVCAGSFSISFALTLAILIGILLFIAPGISFYYLRAKNEKMKHGRHRLYQQFTDAVFGVSDWLFSGRQLEFIKQYEALQHQQLQIEKKIHSFVNWRDLGNQVLLGIMVIYAIYRADVMSVSGQIPATFIAAVGLVTLSILESFLPLSDAVSNITSYQDSIHRLEKLDSYDVPKWVETENDMDCDFPNISIELTDVRFQYPTEPILIHDLNLTVKQGEKIAILGPSGAGKSTLLKLILGELEPTNGSVLLNEYKANEIQLAIPKIISVLNQKAYLFHTSVLNNIRLGNPEASDEEVYKAAEQVQLHDMIKDLPKGYETNMNETGQRFSGGERHRIALARILLQKTPVVIMDEPTVGLDPITEKQLLATIFETLKDKTIIWVTHHLIGMEKMDRILFMDRGKVTMSGSHQQLLATEDRYRKLYSMDHPFFK from the coding sequence ATGAAAAAGGAAAAATGGATCATTCCCTATTTAAAACAATATCGCGGTTTGTTTTTGCTGGCCATTTTTCTGGGAGGGCTGACCATCCTTTTTGGCGGCGGTTTGGTGTTTACTTCCGGGTACTTAATTTCAAAAGCAGCAACTAGACCGGAATCCATTTTAATGATCTATGTACCGATTGTCGGCGTTCGAACGTTTGGAATCGGACGTGCCGTTTTAAGTTATATCGAAAGATTGACAGGACATCAATTCATCTTGAAAATTCTGTCCAATATGCGTGTTCGCTTGTACAAAGTTCTCGAGCCCCAAGCGACTTTTCTGAGATCTCGTTTTTTAACGGGTGACATCCTGGGAGTTCTTGCAGATGATATTGAACATTTACAGGATTTCTACTTGAAAACACTGTTTCCATCACTGGTGTCACTAATCATTTATACAGTGATTATGGTTTGTGCTGGAAGTTTTTCCATTTCGTTTGCACTTACACTTGCTATCCTAATTGGAATTTTACTATTTATAGCACCCGGTATTTCATTCTACTATTTGAGAGCCAAAAATGAAAAAATGAAACATGGAAGACATAGGCTTTATCAACAGTTTACTGATGCGGTTTTTGGGGTTAGTGATTGGCTCTTTAGCGGCAGACAATTGGAGTTTATTAAGCAATATGAAGCTTTGCAGCATCAGCAGCTGCAAATTGAAAAAAAAATCCATTCATTTGTGAATTGGCGAGACTTAGGAAACCAAGTCTTGCTGGGGATTATGGTGATTTATGCTATTTATAGGGCGGATGTTATGTCAGTCAGCGGGCAAATTCCTGCAACCTTTATTGCAGCTGTAGGCTTGGTGACACTATCCATATTGGAATCATTTTTGCCGCTTTCGGATGCCGTTAGTAATATCACTTCTTACCAAGATTCAATCCACCGCCTTGAGAAATTGGATTCCTATGATGTTCCAAAGTGGGTAGAAACAGAGAATGATATGGATTGTGATTTCCCCAACATATCAATTGAATTAACCGATGTTCGATTCCAATATCCCACTGAACCGATTCTGATCCATGATCTAAATCTTACAGTAAAACAAGGTGAAAAAATCGCCATTTTAGGACCAAGCGGTGCCGGAAAATCAACTCTTTTAAAATTGATTCTGGGAGAGTTAGAACCTACAAATGGGTCGGTTCTATTAAATGAGTACAAAGCAAATGAGATTCAATTAGCGATTCCAAAAATCATTTCTGTATTAAACCAAAAAGCTTATTTATTTCATACATCCGTTTTAAATAATATCAGACTGGGAAATCCGGAAGCCTCAGATGAAGAAGTATATAAGGCGGCAGAGCAGGTTCAGCTTCATGACATGATAAAAGACTTGCCAAAAGGATATGAAACCAACATGAATGAAACAGGACAGCGTTTTTCAGGCGGAGAGCGGCATAGAATTGCTCTTGCACGTATTCTCTTGCAAAAAACACCAGTAGTTATCATGGATGAACCTACAGTCGGGCTAGATCCGATCACAGAAAAACAATTGCTGGCAACAATATTTGAAACACTAAAGGATAAAACCATAATTTGGGTAACTCACCACTTAATTGGAATGGAGAAAATGGATCGGATTCTATTTATGGATCGTGGAAAAGTTACGATGAGCGGCAGCCACCAACAATTGTTGGCAACTGAAGACAGATATCGGAAGCTCTATTCAATGGATCACCCATTTTTTAAATAA